One Astatotilapia calliptera chromosome 1, fAstCal1.2, whole genome shotgun sequence DNA segment encodes these proteins:
- the LOC113025130 gene encoding adhesion G-protein coupled receptor G1-like has product MQRKKSWIFWWLMSFVSYEMLYENWVSGQGSCETMCNITSNIGRNHTECCMDYTDKVLRTGNRTDAMTAIRTLESVLERTEVNVSMQVCVKTFVALLHKPNDTFGGLKIYADDTQVTPDVPLLNSKVLVQLPRELDAGPNNKIVFCMFKWPKMNESIFESPHEVYDQRLVGLSVQNKEISGLQERINITMEFTKKIDETQKPSCHFLNYSTCNFSEDGCLTHWTRGQTNITCSCNHLTYFGVLIIPDPSITKKDQEILTHITVIGCSISLFALVIAILLFITNRKLRQDVSMKVHINLVIALMLLNLHFLPSQAAAAGSSSGLCLYMALLLHYSLLATFSWMALEGFHLYLLLVKVFNIYVKKYLLKLSVVGWGVPAVIVSVVVIIDRKFYGQVALETSNSTICYITNSYVKIWTTVVLFSLVFLFNVIMFGVTIRRVLILHHTREFGQNNLEKAKKDICSLAGVMTLLGITWGLVFFSFGLLTTPVLYLFCILNSLQGFFIFLWFVMSLRKAKTLATKMSSETRSTNS; this is encoded by the exons ATGCAAAG GAAGAAGAGCTGGATATTCTGGTGGCTGATGTCTTTTGTGTCTTATGAAATGCTTTATGAGAATTGGGTGTCAGGACAGGGTTCCTGTGAGACTATGTGCAATATAACATCTAACATAG GTCGTAATCATACAGAGTGTTGTATGGATTATACAGACAAGGTTTTGAGAACTGGAAACCGCACTGACGCTATGac AGCCATTAGGACTCTAGAAAGTGTTCTAGAGAGAACAGAGGTGAATGTGAGCATGCAAGTGTGTGTCAAAACTTTTGTGGCGCTTCTGCACAAACCCAATGATACCTTTGGAGGCCTTAAaatttatgctgatgacacacag GTAACACCAGATGTGCCTCTTCTCAACAGTAAAGTCCTTGTCCAGCTGCCAAGAGAACTGGATGCTGGACCGAATAACAAGATTGTGTTCTGCATGTTTAAATGGCCTAAAATGAACGAG AGCATTTTTGAAAGCCCACATGAAGTATATGATCAAAGACTGGTTGGTCTGAGTGTGCAGAACAAGGAGATATCAGGACTGCAGGAGCGCATCAACATCACGATGGAGTTTACCAAGAAAATCGAC gaaactcaaaaaccctcgTGTCATTTCCTTAATTATTCAACATGCA ATTTTAGTGAGGATGGCTGCCTCACACACTGGACACGTGGTCAGACTAACATCACCTGTTCCTGTAACCACCTCACATACTTTGGCGTCCTCATA ATACCTGATCCTTCCATCACAAAGAAAGACCAAGAGATTTTAACACACATTACTGTGATCGGCTGTAGTATTTCCCTTTTTGCTTTGGTCATAGCCATTTTGCTCTTTATTACAAACAG AAAACTCAGACAAGATGTCTCTATGAAGGTCCACATCAACCTTGTAATTGCTCTGATGCTCCTCAACCTGCACTTCCTGCCCAGTCAGGCAGCGGCAGCAGGGTCTTCCTCTGGACTTTGCTTATACATGGCTCTTTTACTTCATTATTCCCTGCTGGCCACTTTCAGCTGGATGGCCTTGGAAGGTTTCCACTTATATCTTCTCCTGGTCAAAGTCTTCAACATCTATGTCAAGAAATACCTGCTCAAACTCAGCGTGGTGGGATGGG GCGTCCCTGCAGTGATTGTGTCAGTGGTGGTGATCATAGACAGAAAGTTTTATGGTCAGGTTGCTCTGGAAACATCTAACTCTACAAT atgCTATATAACCAATTCCTACGTGAAAATATGGACTACAGTGGTACTGTTCAGCTTGGTGTTCCTTTTTAATGTAATCATGTTTGGGGTGACAATCAGACGTGTTTTGATTCTCCACCACACCAGAGAG TTTGGGCAGAATAACCTtgagaaagcaaagaaagacatTTGCTCCCTGGCTGGAGTCATGACTCTCCTCGGCATTACCTGGGGCCTGGTCTTTTTCTCATTTGGCCTCCTGACCACTCCTGTCCTCTACCTCTTCTGCATCTTGAACTCACTGCAAg gtttcttcaTCTTCCTTTGGTTTGTGATGTCACTGAGAAAGGCTAAAACCTTGGCTACTAAGATGAGCAGTGAAACACGCAGCACTAATAGCTAG